In a single window of the Pocillopora verrucosa isolate sample1 chromosome 4, ASM3666991v2, whole genome shotgun sequence genome:
- the LOC131788505 gene encoding proteasome subunit beta type-7, with product MAAVGGIVAQENHGGFSFENCKRNAILEKMGAKLPTARKTGTTIAGIVFKDGVLLGADTRATEDTVVADKNCSKIHYIAPNIYCCGAGTAADTEYVTNLISSNIQLHSLSTGRQARIVTALRMLKQLLFRYQGYISAALVLGGVDLNGPTLHTVYPHGSTDKLPYVTMGSGSLAAMSVFESRYKPDMELEDAKQLVRDAIAAGIFNDLGSGSNVDLCVITKEGTQYLRPYDVANEKGIRQGKYSYKRGTTAVLTKDVKPIVMEVTETRVTGEAMEM from the exons atggCCGCTGTTGGAGGAATTGTTGCTCAAGAAAACCATGGCGGATTTTCGTTCGAAAACTgcaaaag AAATGCCATACTGGAGAAAATGGGCGCTAAGCTGCCCACAGCAAGAAAAACTGGTACAACTATTGCGGGAATTGTATTCAAG GATGGCGTCTTATTAGGTGCTGATACAAGAGCTACTGAG GATACAGTTGTTGCAGATAAAAACTGCTCCAAGATCCACTACATAGCTCCCAATATTTA CTGCTGTGGGGCTGGTACTGCTGCTGATACAGAGTATGTTACAAATCTTATCTCCTCCAACATTCAGCTCCATAGCTTATCCACTGGACGACAG GCCAGGATTGTTACTGCGTTACGTATGTTGAAACAGCTGCTGTTCAG ATATCAAGGGTACATCAGTGCTGCACTTGTGCTTGGTGGTGTAGACTTAAATGGCCCTACACTTCATACTGTCTACCCTCATGGAAGTACTGATAAACTTCCATATGTCACAATGG gtTCTGGTTCCTTGGCTGCCATGTCTGTATTTGAGTCACGATACAAGCCTGATATGGAG cttgagGATGCTAAACAACTTGTTCGTGATGCAATTGCTGCAGGAATATTCAATGATTTG GGATCTGGCAGTAATGTTGATCTATGTGTTATAACCAAAGAAGGAACACAATACCTCAGGCCTTATGATGTGGCCAATGAAAAGGGCATCAGACAAGGAAAGTACTCCTACAAGAGAGGCACTACAG CTGTTCTAACTAAAGATGTAAAACCCATTGTGATGGAAGTGACAGAGACCAGAGTAACAGGAGAAGCCATGGAAATGTGA
- the LOC131788513 gene encoding uncharacterized protein C05D11.1 isoform X2: MAENFEQISSFKVLDSIQVEKYRSKRTGINFCFAKVPGPLVNGFLCLATEAHDDDGLPHTLEHLVFMGSEKYPFKGMLDLFANRCLAQGTNAWTSTDHTAYTMETAGSEGFLNLLPIYLDHVLYPTLTESAYITEVHHVNGEGEDAGVVYCEMQGRENMEISRTYLNFTREIYPGVCGYKSETGGIMENLRTSCSHTKVCNYHQQYYRPENLCVIITGQIDPNKVFEAVNPFEEKIIGKKPLAPYVRPWQTPVPPLGESVDKIIPFPTEDEESGSIMLGFRGPSCEDHYGQAALSVILDYLSDTSIAPLQRELVEIPDPFCSDIDCDVLEFLESAFIIRAENVSFDKLPAAKEKVKEVLGNLAEGREVIDMDRLNVVIHRKILDTKNRFENRPHDTFADVLVRDFLYSSKSEDLKERMEIIQRLEKLRQESVTFWVDFLKKYFISSRSVSITGKPSAQLMKEMSEGEKKRVAEQRESLGEEGLKRKRQRLEKATDENEVAPPPDIVNSLPVPSTSSISFHPIKMFSNRRQDGCNDSESEAKKFPVSEIPYSFQLDHVSTLFAKLTVLLDTAVVPEELKPYLSLYLEVIFESPLLRDGVLIPHEQVVAELAADTLDHVSSLGLKGSRFTPEEFPQLACITLKLEVEKYEKGIHWLQDLLYKAQFTKDRLEIVGKKMMNDVASKKREMRPVTKALIRDIVFTKESNMYSANMVRQYSFLNQLISDLENDASKVIEKVEKLRSLLTQPSNLRVHVAADVNRLPDNPHVPWKTNLLLDTSAVIPKNIPPVKRSSAFLADSPGHGKIVGVGAVESSFLYQTTKCIDSFDHPDLPAIMVFLECLTTLEGPIWRQVRGLGLSYGYG, from the exons ATGGCggaaaattttgaacaaatttcttCCTTTAAAGTTCTCGACTCAATTCAAGTCGAAAAGTACCGTTCCAAGAGAACAGGCATTAACTTTTGCTTTGCTAAAGTTCCTGGGCCTTTGGTTAATGGTTTCCTTTGTCTCG CAACCGAGGCTCATGATGATGATGGTTTGCCACACACCTTGGAACACTTGGTATTTATGGGAAGTGAAAAATATCCTTTTAAG GGTATGTTAGATTTATTTGCCAACAGATGCTTGGCACAAGGAACCAATGCATGGACATCCACTGACCATACAGCTTACACCATGGAAACAGCAGGCAGTGAAGGCTTTCTGAACCTTCTTCCAATCTACTTGGATCATGTGCTTTATCCAACTCTAACT GAATCAGCATATATTACAGAGGTTCACCATGTGAATGGTGAAGGCGAAGATGCAGGTGTTGTTTACTGTGAGATGCAGGGAAGAGAAAACATGGAGATATCAAGAACTTACTTGAATTTTACACGTGAGATCTACCCTGGAGTCTGTGGTTATAAG TCAGAGACAGGAGGAATCATGGAAAATTTACGGACAAGTTGTAGTCACACTAAG GTCTGTAACTACCATCAACAGTATTACCGTCCAGAAAATTTGTGTGTTATCATCACTGGACAGATTGATCCAAATAAAGTCTTTGAGGCTGTCAAtccctttgaagaaaaaatcatTGGCAAG AAACCGCTAGCTCCATATGTAAGACCATGGCAGACGCCAGTTCCACCGCTGGGTGAATCTGTTGACAAAATCATCCCCTTCCCGACTGAGGATGAAGAATCCGGTTCTATAATGCTGGGTTTTCGAGGACCATCTTGTGAAGATCATTACGGCCAGGCTGCATTATCTGTCATTCTTGACTATCTTTCAGACACATCTATAGCCCCACTGCAGCGGGAACTGGTTGAAATTCCCGATCCGTTTTGTAGTGATATTGACTGTGATGTATTGGAGTTCTTAGAGAGTGCTTTTATTATCAGagctgaaaatgtttcatttgacAAGCTCCCTGCCGCcaaagaaaaggtaaaagaGGTTCTTGGAAATCTCGCAGAAGGTAGAGAAGTCATCGACATGGATCGTCTTAATGTAGTTATCCATCGAAAAATTCTAGACACCAAGAACAGGTTTGAAAACCGCCCTCATGACACGTTTGCGGATGTCCTAGTTAGAGATTTCCTTTACTCCAGCAAGTCAGAAGATCTTAAAGAAAGGATGGAAATAATTCAACGTTTGGAAAAGCTTCGGCAAGAATCGGTGACCTTCTGGGtggattttttaaagaaatacttCATTTCATCACGAAGCGTTTCG ATTACAGGAAAACCAAGCGCGCAACTAATGAAAGAAATGtcagaaggagaaaagaaacgAGTGGCTGAACAGCGGGAATCTCTTGGTGAGGAAGGATTGAAAAGGAAACGGCAGAGGCTGGAAAAGGCGACAGACGAGAACGAG GTAGCTCCCCCTCCGGATATAGTGAACAGTCTCCCTGTGCCTTCCACATCCAGTATCAGTTTCCATCCAATCAAGATGTTCAGTAACAGGCGGCAAGATGGCTGCAATGATTCTGAGAGTGAAGCAAAGAAGTTTCCTGTATCGGAGATACCATATTCGTTCCAGCTGGACCACGTATCCACATTGTTTGCAAAG CTTACCGTTTTACTTGATACAGCAGTCGTACCAGAGGAACTCAAACCTTACCTGAGCTTGTACCTAGAAGTGATATTCGAGTCCCCTTTGTTGAGAGACGGAG ttCTTATTCCGCATGAGCAAGTGGTAGCGGAGCTTGCTGCAGACACTCTTGATCACGTGTCTTCTCTAGGACTGAAAGGAAGTAGATTCACACCAGAAGAGTTCCCACAACTTGCTTGCATTACTCTAAAG CTTGAAGTCGAGAAGTATGAGAAGGGAATCCACTGGCTACAGGATTTGCTGTACAAGGCTCAGTTCACGAAAGATAGGCTCGAGATTGTGGGAAAAAAGATGATGAATGATGTGGCGAG CAAGAAGAGAGAAATGCGACCTGTGACTAAAGCTCTAATAAGAGACATTGTGTTTACTAAAG AAAGTAATATGTATTCAGCCAACATGGTGAGGCAGTACAGTTTCCTGAACCAGTTGATTTCTGACCTTGAAAATGATGCATCCAAG gtcatagaaaaagttgaaaagctTCGATCTCTTTTGACGCAGCCTTCAAACTTGCGGGTTCACGTGGCAGCCGATGTGAACAGATTACCGGATAATCCGCATGTGCCATGGAAAACAAACCTGTTACTTGATACCTCTGCTGTAATACCAAAGAa cATCCCGCCAGTTAAGAGATCCAGTGCTTTCCTTGCCGATAGTCCTGGCCATGGTAAAATAGTCGGTGTTGGAGCAGTGGAGTCGTCGTTTCTTTACCAAACCACTAAGTGTATTGACAGTTTTGATCATCCAGACCTCCCCGCAATCATGGTGTTCCTGGAATGTTTGACCACTTTAGAG